One part of the Pseudemcibacter aquimaris genome encodes these proteins:
- a CDS encoding AAA family ATPase: protein MQASSPTSPWFDFNSANDQTEAVHTDQPDRKAPVKAQLLGSLEGYLFQLFPAGSKRHGRFVVGDTSGSKGQSLSVDLTGSKAGMWHDFATGEGGDVFDLFASVWGLNSHHDFGELLQRLEDWLGIAPERSSDTKPAAPIVDELGAYSAKWDYLDADGQLLACVYRYDTEAGKEFRPWDVQSRKMKAPDIRPLYNLPEILQSGRVVLVEGEKCADALASIGIAATTAMFGAKAPLDKTDWSPLKGKQVIIWPDNDEAGYAYAQKLLAALPRFGAASVTVLSIPSGKPEKWDAADAVAEGFDVPTLLEGDVRPAIPSFALEELIADTSPMPADLVAPRVMTPGSILVFGGAPKVGKSDFLLSWFIHLAAGEEFLGMSPSGALKIFYFQAEVQYHYLRERVQTLAVSSELRARAGRNLILTPQLRLLLNSEGVEQLARAILSRFPDGPDIIAIDPIRNVFDGGSDGGGENDNAAMMFFLTERVERLAKMVNPDAAVILVHHTRKLPKKQLEEDPFQALSGASAMRGFYSSGLLLFRPDESRTERNLYFELRNGPALPYKLVDKLDGRWMELDKNSERLVNQDYGEKLDAERRRKHDVILQILFEEAKSGRVYTMNQFCQAFENSAGLGGETTIRRRLDVLSTKGYIKFFRDAEQYGIAQSARTKYGFMCVEDMRIAGGDDVVDPETGEVTSSVIPVLPSHYKCRSTAAALPVEDPLVWLYYEEGNP from the coding sequence ATGCAAGCGTCTTCTCCAACATCACCGTGGTTTGATTTTAATTCAGCCAATGACCAAACCGAGGCGGTTCATACCGACCAGCCGGATCGCAAGGCACCCGTTAAGGCACAGTTGCTTGGCAGCCTTGAAGGCTATCTGTTCCAGTTGTTCCCGGCTGGCAGCAAAAGGCATGGGCGGTTTGTTGTTGGGGATACGAGCGGGAGCAAAGGTCAAAGCTTAAGCGTTGATCTCACGGGCAGCAAAGCCGGGATGTGGCATGACTTTGCCACAGGAGAAGGCGGTGATGTCTTTGATCTGTTTGCATCTGTATGGGGTTTGAACAGCCATCATGACTTTGGCGAACTGCTGCAAAGGCTTGAAGACTGGCTGGGCATTGCGCCCGAGCGTTCGAGTGATACCAAACCTGCCGCACCCATTGTGGATGAGCTGGGAGCCTATAGTGCTAAATGGGATTATCTGGATGCGGACGGCCAGTTATTAGCCTGCGTCTATCGCTATGACACAGAGGCAGGCAAGGAGTTTAGGCCGTGGGATGTGCAGAGCCGCAAGATGAAAGCGCCTGACATTCGGCCCCTCTATAATTTGCCGGAGATACTCCAGTCAGGCCGGGTGGTTCTGGTGGAAGGAGAAAAATGCGCTGATGCTTTAGCTTCTATCGGTATCGCAGCAACAACGGCCATGTTTGGTGCTAAGGCCCCTCTGGATAAAACCGACTGGTCTCCGCTGAAGGGTAAGCAGGTTATCATCTGGCCTGATAATGATGAGGCTGGATATGCCTATGCCCAGAAGCTCTTGGCGGCACTGCCAAGATTCGGTGCAGCCAGTGTAACAGTTCTCTCCATCCCATCAGGCAAACCAGAAAAGTGGGATGCGGCTGACGCGGTTGCTGAAGGTTTTGATGTGCCCACGCTTTTGGAGGGGGATGTGCGCCCGGCCATTCCATCCTTCGCGCTTGAAGAGCTGATTGCTGACACGAGCCCAATGCCTGCAGACCTGGTCGCACCGCGTGTGATGACGCCTGGTAGTATTCTGGTTTTTGGCGGCGCACCCAAAGTGGGCAAGAGTGATTTCCTGTTGTCGTGGTTTATCCATTTGGCAGCGGGCGAGGAATTTCTCGGTATGTCGCCCTCTGGGGCACTGAAGATTTTCTATTTTCAGGCTGAGGTTCAATATCATTACTTGCGAGAACGTGTGCAGACGCTGGCTGTCTCCAGTGAGCTGAGAGCCCGCGCTGGGCGCAATCTCATTCTCACGCCGCAACTGCGCTTGCTTCTGAACAGTGAGGGTGTGGAGCAGTTGGCAAGAGCCATCCTGTCCAGATTCCCGGACGGGCCAGACATCATTGCCATTGATCCCATTCGTAATGTCTTTGATGGCGGCAGTGATGGCGGCGGCGAAAATGACAACGCAGCCATGATGTTCTTCTTGACCGAACGGGTCGAGAGGCTTGCCAAAATGGTCAATCCAGACGCAGCGGTTATTCTCGTTCATCACACAAGAAAGCTTCCTAAAAAGCAGCTGGAAGAAGATCCGTTTCAGGCACTATCGGGTGCCAGTGCTATGCGGGGATTTTATTCGTCCGGTCTTCTGCTGTTCAGGCCCGATGAAAGCAGGACTGAGCGTAACCTCTATTTTGAACTGCGCAACGGTCCAGCTCTCCCATACAAGCTCGTTGATAAGCTCGATGGGCGCTGGATGGAGCTCGACAAAAACAGCGAGCGTTTGGTCAATCAGGACTACGGGGAGAAGCTGGACGCTGAGCGCAGGCGCAAGCATGACGTGATCCTTCAGATCCTCTTTGAAGAGGCAAAGTCTGGGCGCGTCTACACTATGAACCAGTTTTGTCAGGCATTTGAGAATAGTGCTGGACTGGGCGGGGAGACCACCATTCGCAGGCGCTTGGATGTCTTGTCGACCAAAGGCTACATCAAGTTCTTCAGAGATGCTGAGCAATATGGGATCGCCCAGTCTGCCAGAACCAAATACGGCTTCATGTGTGTGGAAGATATGCGCATCGCTGGTGGTGATGATGTTGTCGATCCTGAAACCGGTGAGGTCACCTCAAGTGTTATTCCAGTTCTGCCATCACACTATAAATGCAGGTCCACGGCTGCAGCTTTGCCTGTCGAAGACCCTCTTGTCTGGCTCTATTACGAGGAGGGTAATCCATGA
- the gpW gene encoding gpW family protein produces MTDLAILQSRLTEAEDAYHLLMTGAKEVSVNIGGYGAVSYQSADVANLEKYIAHLKFDIQRKQGGVRRKPIYVEF; encoded by the coding sequence ATGACAGATTTAGCCATATTGCAATCACGGCTGACAGAAGCCGAGGATGCTTACCATTTACTGATGACCGGAGCGAAAGAAGTCTCGGTCAATATCGGCGGTTATGGCGCGGTGTCCTATCAGTCGGCTGATGTCGCAAATCTGGAAAAATATATCGCACACCTGAAGTTTGACATTCAGCGCAAGCAGGGAGGTGTCAGGCGTAAGCCCATCTATGTGGAGTTTTAA
- a CDS encoding type II toxin-antitoxin system RelE/ParE family toxin gives MKILQKPSFKKAYKKLKPNQKADMDDAIRAIIADPELGQLKTGELSDILVYKFKMVNQLTLLAYSYEDQTITLTLVALGSHENFYRDLKKTI, from the coding sequence ATGAAAATCTTACAAAAACCGTCGTTCAAAAAGGCCTATAAGAAATTAAAGCCCAACCAAAAAGCCGACATGGATGATGCAATCCGGGCGATCATAGCTGATCCTGAACTTGGGCAGCTCAAGACTGGCGAATTATCAGATATCCTTGTCTATAAATTTAAAATGGTAAACCAGCTCACTTTACTGGCTTACAGCTACGAGGATCAAACAATCACGTTGACACTCGTTGCACTGGGTTCCCACGAAAACTTCTACCGCGACCTAAAGAAAACCATTTAA
- a CDS encoding elements of external origin: MGVSIREYARRRGVSDTAVRKAIKQGRITAEADGSIDVEKANADWKRNTSTVRQKVKAVPKSAVEAVEETLKESGSHAGGTTFMQARTANEVLKAQTGRVKLKQLKGELIDRDAAIAHVFRLARQERDAWTSWPSRISSQMAADLEVDAHKLHVMLERYVREHLSELAAVKPNFRE, encoded by the coding sequence ATGGGCGTATCCATTCGGGAATATGCGCGAAGGCGCGGTGTGAGTGATACGGCAGTGCGCAAAGCGATCAAGCAAGGACGCATTACGGCTGAGGCTGATGGCAGCATTGATGTTGAAAAAGCCAATGCCGATTGGAAGCGCAACACCTCAACCGTGCGGCAAAAAGTTAAAGCCGTCCCAAAGTCTGCTGTAGAGGCCGTTGAAGAAACGCTGAAAGAATCTGGCAGTCATGCAGGTGGAACCACCTTCATGCAGGCACGAACAGCTAATGAAGTCCTGAAGGCTCAAACGGGCCGCGTCAAACTCAAACAGCTCAAGGGAGAATTGATCGACCGGGATGCGGCGATAGCCCATGTGTTTCGGCTGGCCCGGCAGGAGCGGGATGCCTGGACATCATGGCCTTCTCGAATTTCCAGCCAGATGGCAGCGGATCTGGAAGTGGATGCCCATAAGCTACATGTAATGTTGGAAAGATATGTCCGAGAGCACCTCAGCGAGCTTGCCGCCGTCAAACCCAATTTCCGGGAATGA
- a CDS encoding DUF6362 family protein has protein sequence MKKWTITEVEERLAEAASVLRRLPEKKLQGYYTVWPEITPEFSDLVGQKDVKPLKPWPLPDAITRMEECLSWTVGLEPVDGKIVWLRASGARWKTVCWTVGLKRSAAHEHWLYGLCLITLKLNRQHAPTKRSRRHIIDLARESSR, from the coding sequence ATGAAGAAATGGACGATCACCGAAGTTGAAGAGCGCTTGGCAGAAGCAGCATCAGTCTTAAGGCGGCTGCCTGAGAAGAAGCTGCAGGGATATTACACCGTGTGGCCAGAGATCACCCCGGAGTTTTCTGATCTGGTGGGGCAGAAGGATGTGAAGCCGCTGAAGCCATGGCCGTTGCCTGATGCCATCACCCGCATGGAAGAGTGTCTATCGTGGACAGTGGGGCTTGAGCCTGTAGACGGTAAGATCGTCTGGCTCAGGGCATCTGGGGCTCGCTGGAAGACTGTCTGCTGGACGGTTGGTCTCAAACGATCCGCTGCCCACGAACACTGGCTCTACGGCCTGTGCCTGATCACGCTCAAGCTCAACAGACAGCACGCCCCGACCAAGCGGTCCCGTCGGCATATCATTGACCTGGCAAGGGAGAGTAGCAGATAG
- a CDS encoding DEAD/DEAH box helicase: protein MILRPRQKTFVERCTAALHEHGNTLGVAPTGAGKTIMLSGVAGGYVADSDAKVCVLAHRDELTGQNEAKFKRVNRGARTSRFDATNKDWSGQTTFAMVQTLSRQANVKAMPKLDLLVIDEAHHAAADSYRRVIDQAYDQNPDLKLFGVTATPNRGDKQGLRPVFSNVGDQIAIGELIASGHLVPPRTFVIDVGAQKELTQVRKSVDDFDMAQVDAIMNRSPITDAVIKHWQDKAHDRPTVVFCSTISHAQNVSDAFNAHGVAAAAIHGELSSKSRAAILKAYGDGDIQVVVNVAVLTEGWDHPPTSCVILLRPSSYKSTMIQMVGRGLRTVDPEEFPGVVKTDCIVLDFGTSSLLHGSLEQDVDLDLRTGDGEAPQKECPECHAMVPISSRECSICSHVFETETTEGTPLSDFIMSEVDLLKRSSFRWVDLFGDDLALMACGFKAWAGIFYLGGRWYAVGGVDGKIVRLLSVGERTICLASADDWLNDYESDETAHKTKGWLNQSATAKQLALLPADYRMDFSLTRYQASALLKFQFNRGSIQQLVMRSAEDLAA from the coding sequence ATGATTTTACGTCCCAGACAAAAGACCTTTGTGGAGCGCTGCACGGCGGCGCTCCATGAACACGGCAACACGCTCGGTGTGGCCCCGACAGGTGCGGGCAAGACCATCATGCTATCGGGTGTCGCAGGCGGCTATGTGGCAGACAGTGATGCCAAGGTATGTGTGCTCGCACACCGTGATGAGCTGACAGGTCAAAATGAAGCCAAGTTCAAGCGCGTCAATAGAGGGGCCAGGACGTCCCGTTTTGATGCGACCAACAAAGACTGGTCCGGCCAGACAACCTTCGCCATGGTCCAGACGCTCTCCAGACAGGCAAATGTCAAAGCCATGCCGAAGCTTGATCTGTTGGTTATTGATGAAGCGCATCATGCGGCAGCAGATAGCTATCGACGGGTAATAGATCAGGCATATGACCAGAACCCGGATCTCAAACTCTTCGGTGTTACCGCGACACCTAACAGGGGAGACAAGCAGGGGCTCAGACCTGTTTTCTCCAATGTAGGTGATCAAATCGCCATTGGGGAATTGATCGCATCGGGGCATTTGGTGCCGCCGCGCACCTTCGTCATTGATGTGGGCGCACAGAAAGAGCTTACCCAAGTCCGCAAGTCTGTCGATGATTTCGATATGGCACAAGTGGATGCCATCATGAACCGCTCGCCCATTACTGATGCGGTAATCAAGCACTGGCAGGATAAAGCCCATGATCGTCCGACAGTGGTCTTTTGTTCGACCATCAGCCATGCACAGAATGTGAGCGATGCCTTTAATGCGCATGGCGTGGCAGCAGCCGCTATTCACGGCGAGTTGTCTTCAAAAAGCCGTGCTGCAATCTTGAAGGCTTATGGTGATGGAGACATTCAGGTTGTCGTCAATGTGGCAGTTCTGACGGAGGGTTGGGACCATCCCCCAACTTCATGTGTGATCCTGCTGCGGCCTTCCTCATACAAATCGACTATGATTCAAATGGTAGGCAGGGGGCTTAGGACCGTTGATCCTGAAGAGTTTCCGGGTGTTGTCAAAACCGACTGTATCGTTTTGGACTTCGGCACATCCAGCTTGCTGCATGGGTCTCTTGAACAGGATGTAGATTTGGATCTGCGCACTGGCGACGGTGAGGCTCCCCAAAAGGAATGTCCGGAATGCCATGCGATGGTGCCGATCAGCAGTCGTGAATGTTCCATTTGCTCCCACGTGTTCGAGACAGAAACCACAGAAGGCACCCCTTTGTCGGACTTTATCATGTCTGAGGTGGATCTTTTGAAGCGATCTTCTTTCCGCTGGGTTGATCTGTTCGGTGATGACTTGGCCTTGATGGCCTGTGGGTTCAAAGCATGGGCTGGCATCTTTTATCTGGGCGGGCGTTGGTATGCTGTTGGTGGGGTGGACGGAAAGATCGTGCGTCTCCTCAGTGTGGGTGAACGCACAATATGTCTGGCGTCCGCAGATGACTGGCTCAATGACTATGAAAGTGATGAGACGGCTCACAAGACCAAAGGCTGGCTCAATCAGTCCGCCACGGCAAAACAGCTCGCCTTGCTGCCCGCTGACTACCGGATGGACTTTAGTCTGACACGCTATCAGGCATCAGCCCTGCTCAAGTTCCAATTTAACCGTGGCTCTATCCAGCAGCTCGTCATGCGCTCGGCAGAAGACCTGGCGGCATGA
- a CDS encoding DUF6378 domain-containing protein: MSGEFLLKRAAETFAERKAAYGNASELFDCIAKRWTIALGTQVTADQVAMCMIDLKMARLAHDPCHADSILDVAGYAACLHEVTSKGGQT; encoded by the coding sequence ATGAGTGGGGAATTTTTGTTGAAACGCGCCGCTGAGACATTTGCGGAGCGTAAAGCTGCCTACGGCAACGCATCAGAGCTCTTCGATTGCATAGCAAAGCGCTGGACCATAGCACTGGGCACACAGGTGACAGCTGACCAGGTCGCCATGTGCATGATTGATCTCAAGATGGCCCGGCTCGCACATGATCCCTGTCATGCAGATAGCATTCTGGATGTCGCTGGTTATGCGGCTTGTCTCCATGAGGTCACCAGCAAGGGAGGTCAGACATGA
- a CDS encoding helix-turn-helix transcriptional regulator, with the protein MSIKHLNQIELADRWNLSERTLERWRWLGEGPAFMKLGGRVVYRVEDIEAFEANQMRQSTTENTYIQGGAK; encoded by the coding sequence ATGTCCATTAAGCATTTAAATCAGATCGAGCTCGCCGATCGTTGGAACTTGAGCGAGCGCACCTTGGAACGGTGGCGTTGGTTGGGCGAAGGCCCTGCCTTTATGAAACTCGGTGGTCGGGTTGTTTACCGTGTTGAGGACATTGAAGCATTTGAGGCCAATCAAATGCGTCAAAGCACCACAGAAAACACCTACATTCAGGGAGGCGCAAAATGA
- a CDS encoding phage terminase large subunit family protein has translation MSESTSASLPPSNPISGNDAGSTEFYDGADAVEQAWLGGLEPDPFLTISEWSDRYRYLSPKSAAEPGRWRTERTPYLREIMDMLSSHEPVQRVIFMKGAQIGGTEAGNNWIGYVIHMAPGPMMAVAPTVEMAKRNSKQRIDPLLEDSKELKARVKPSRSRDSGNTVLSKEFPGGVLVMTGANSAVGLRSMPARYLFMDEVDGYPGDVEGEGDPILLAERRSATFQGRRKVLLVSTPTLKGLSRIAREFEHSDQRYFHVPCPHCDHMQPLRFSQLRWKEGQPKDVVYECESCEEHIAEHHKTAMLAAGRWVASKEGDGRTVGYHLSSLYSPVGWFSWSEAAHMFEQAGEHPELMKSFVNTVLGEPFEEEHEAPDWHRLYERRETYTENTIPKGGLFLTAGVDVQKDRLECEIVAWGRNKESWSVGYEVIAGDTARREVWQELEKLLNRDWLHETGHTMPIRVMAVDSGYATQDVYGWVKGHPQAVWGAGGARASQPRTVVAIKGQDRDTALILSVSKADVGGRRRGLRVWNVSGPVAKVELYRWLKLDWPTEKELELGETYPAGSCHFPQYGEEYFKQLTAEKRIIRIHKGYPRAVWEKDPTRNNEALDCRVYARAAASIYGLDRFMERHWLQLEESLGKPVPTAPVVDQPQVSEPVHLSDRLKQRPVQMADDPYL, from the coding sequence ATGTCCGAGAGCACCTCAGCGAGCTTGCCGCCGTCAAACCCAATTTCCGGGAATGATGCAGGGAGCACAGAATTTTATGACGGTGCGGATGCTGTTGAGCAAGCATGGCTTGGCGGGCTGGAGCCTGATCCCTTTTTGACGATTTCTGAATGGTCTGATCGCTATCGCTACCTGTCACCTAAATCAGCGGCAGAACCCGGGCGATGGCGCACAGAACGTACACCTTATCTGCGTGAGATTATGGACATGCTGTCCAGCCATGAGCCGGTACAGCGTGTGATTTTCATGAAGGGTGCCCAGATCGGTGGAACCGAGGCGGGTAACAATTGGATTGGTTATGTGATCCATATGGCACCCGGGCCGATGATGGCAGTTGCCCCAACGGTGGAGATGGCCAAAAGGAACTCCAAGCAGCGGATTGATCCTCTTCTTGAGGATTCAAAAGAATTAAAGGCACGGGTGAAGCCGTCCAGGTCACGGGATTCCGGCAATACGGTGCTGTCTAAAGAGTTTCCGGGCGGTGTGCTCGTTATGACGGGCGCAAACTCGGCAGTTGGACTGCGGTCCATGCCTGCTCGGTATCTCTTTATGGATGAAGTGGACGGTTATCCCGGCGATGTTGAAGGTGAAGGCGATCCTATTTTGCTGGCAGAGCGCCGAAGTGCGACCTTTCAGGGGCGCAGGAAGGTTCTGCTGGTGAGTACGCCGACATTAAAGGGATTGTCCCGCATAGCGCGGGAATTTGAGCATTCAGATCAACGCTATTTCCATGTGCCTTGCCCACACTGCGACCATATGCAGCCTTTGCGCTTCAGTCAGCTTCGCTGGAAAGAAGGGCAGCCAAAGGATGTGGTTTATGAGTGTGAATCTTGTGAAGAACATATCGCAGAACATCACAAAACAGCCATGTTGGCGGCAGGGCGCTGGGTGGCATCAAAAGAGGGTGATGGCAGAACAGTCGGATATCACCTGTCCTCGCTCTATAGCCCAGTTGGCTGGTTTAGCTGGTCAGAGGCGGCTCATATGTTTGAGCAGGCAGGCGAACACCCTGAATTAATGAAAAGCTTCGTCAATACGGTTCTAGGTGAGCCGTTTGAAGAAGAACATGAAGCCCCAGATTGGCACCGGCTATATGAACGCCGTGAAACCTATACAGAAAATACTATCCCAAAAGGCGGTTTGTTTCTGACGGCTGGTGTCGATGTGCAAAAAGATCGCCTTGAATGCGAGATTGTTGCATGGGGCCGAAACAAAGAAAGCTGGTCAGTCGGCTATGAGGTTATTGCTGGCGATACGGCAAGGCGTGAGGTCTGGCAGGAACTTGAAAAACTTCTGAATAGAGACTGGCTCCACGAAACCGGACATACCATGCCCATTCGCGTGATGGCGGTGGACTCCGGCTATGCCACACAGGATGTTTATGGCTGGGTGAAGGGCCACCCCCAAGCCGTTTGGGGCGCAGGCGGTGCGCGTGCCAGCCAACCACGCACTGTGGTGGCAATCAAGGGTCAGGACCGGGATACGGCGCTGATCTTGAGCGTGTCGAAAGCTGATGTTGGAGGTCGCAGACGCGGCCTTCGGGTCTGGAATGTTTCTGGTCCCGTGGCCAAAGTTGAACTTTACCGCTGGCTCAAACTGGATTGGCCCACAGAAAAAGAGCTGGAACTGGGTGAAACTTATCCGGCTGGTAGCTGTCATTTTCCGCAATATGGGGAAGAATATTTTAAGCAGCTGACAGCGGAAAAACGGATCATCCGTATTCACAAAGGGTATCCCCGCGCTGTGTGGGAGAAAGACCCCACACGCAATAATGAGGCGCTGGACTGCCGGGTTTATGCCCGAGCGGCAGCGAGCATTTACGGCCTTGATCGATTTATGGAGCGTCATTGGCTTCAGCTTGAAGAAAGCTTGGGCAAGCCTGTGCCGACGGCTCCGGTAGTTGATCAGCCGCAGGTGTCTGAGCCTGTTCATTTAAGTGATCGGTTAAAGCAGCGTCCGGTTCAAATGGCTGATGATCCGTATTTATAA
- a CDS encoding ATP-binding protein, producing MSLPIISADERLNETRGVKGVIFGKSGIGKTSLLWTLPANETLFMDLEAGDLAIEGWTGDSIRPRTWQECRDFAVFIGGPNPSLRDDQPYSQAHFDAVCEQFGSADVLSKYKTVFIDSITVAGRLCFNWCKGQPQAMSDRTGKPDTRGAYGLHGQEMIAWLTHLQHTRDKNIWFVGILDERLDDFNRKVFAPQIEGAKTGLELPGIVDQVITMAEIKPEEGPAYRAFITHTINPYGYPAKDRSGRLEMMEEPRLDSLMGKIHQPVQPAAERLQHHFPQQSQDNGPQQGEEQ from the coding sequence ATGAGCCTTCCTATTATTTCTGCGGATGAACGCCTGAATGAGACCCGTGGGGTCAAAGGCGTGATCTTCGGCAAGTCTGGCATTGGCAAGACATCCTTGCTCTGGACGCTGCCAGCCAATGAAACCCTCTTCATGGATCTGGAAGCCGGTGACCTGGCTATTGAAGGCTGGACGGGTGATAGCATCCGTCCGCGCACTTGGCAGGAATGTCGGGACTTTGCTGTCTTTATTGGCGGACCCAACCCCTCGCTGCGTGATGATCAGCCATATAGTCAGGCGCACTTTGATGCCGTGTGTGAACAGTTCGGCAGCGCGGATGTTTTGAGCAAATACAAGACAGTTTTCATTGATAGCATCACTGTCGCCGGACGGCTGTGTTTCAACTGGTGCAAGGGGCAACCCCAAGCCATGTCTGATCGCACAGGCAAGCCTGATACTCGGGGGGCTTACGGCCTTCATGGTCAGGAGATGATCGCATGGCTTACGCATCTCCAGCATACCAGAGACAAAAACATCTGGTTTGTCGGCATCCTTGATGAGCGTCTGGATGACTTCAATCGCAAGGTCTTTGCCCCACAGATTGAGGGTGCAAAAACCGGATTGGAGCTGCCTGGCATCGTGGATCAGGTGATTACGATGGCTGAGATCAAGCCAGAAGAAGGCCCGGCCTACCGCGCATTCATCACACATACCATCAACCCTTATGGCTATCCGGCAAAGGACCGCTCTGGCCGCCTTGAGATGATGGAAGAGCCACGGCTCGACAGTTTGATGGGCAAAATTCATCAGCCGGTTCAGCCAGCAGCAGAGCGCCTGCAGCATCACTTCCCACAGCAATCCCAAGATAACGGCCCACAGCAGGGCGAGGAGCAATAA
- a CDS encoding site-specific DNA-methyltransferase — MSLQVEQIATEQLIPYARNARTHGPEQVAQIAASIAEFGFVNPVLIGGDDILIAGHGRLLAAQKLGLDQVPAIRLDYLTESQRRALVIADNRIAENAGWDEEMLRLELAELSEDDFDLDLLGFDGSEIDDLLVALDEDGAEDLDGDIPEAEENPVSKTGDLWILGDHKLLCGNATKAEDMALLMGSEFADMTFTDPPYNVNYGDTPKDKLSSKGGSKAGRKIMNDNLGDDFEAFLTAACENMLKVTKGGLYICMSSSELDTLQSAFRSAGGKWSTFIIWAKNTFTLGRSDYQRQYEPILYGWKEGNERYWCGARDQGDVWFYNKPRKNDLHPTMKPVDLVVRAIKNSSKTKDIILDPFGGSGSTLIGAEHTGRQARLIELDPQYVDVIIKRWQEMTGLDAIHAEHQKTYAELAEE, encoded by the coding sequence ATGAGTTTGCAGGTTGAGCAAATTGCGACCGAGCAGTTAATCCCCTATGCCCGGAACGCCAGAACCCATGGCCCGGAACAGGTGGCTCAAATTGCAGCCTCCATTGCGGAGTTCGGTTTTGTAAATCCAGTCTTGATTGGCGGCGATGATATTTTGATCGCGGGCCACGGACGTTTGCTCGCAGCCCAGAAACTGGGCTTGGATCAGGTGCCAGCTATTCGCCTTGATTATCTCACGGAAAGTCAGCGCAGGGCTTTGGTGATTGCAGATAACCGGATTGCAGAGAATGCGGGCTGGGATGAAGAAATGCTGCGCCTTGAACTGGCTGAGTTGTCTGAAGATGATTTCGATCTGGACCTACTTGGTTTTGATGGATCAGAAATCGATGACCTCTTGGTGGCGTTGGATGAAGACGGCGCTGAGGATCTGGACGGTGATATTCCTGAAGCAGAAGAAAATCCTGTAAGCAAAACAGGTGATCTCTGGATTTTGGGAGACCATAAACTGCTCTGCGGTAATGCGACTAAAGCGGAAGATATGGCCCTGCTCATGGGCAGCGAGTTTGCTGACATGACCTTCACTGACCCGCCTTACAATGTGAACTATGGCGACACGCCCAAAGACAAGTTGTCGAGCAAAGGTGGTTCCAAGGCCGGTCGCAAGATCATGAATGATAACCTGGGCGATGATTTTGAGGCATTCCTTACAGCTGCCTGCGAAAATATGCTGAAGGTCACCAAAGGTGGGCTTTATATCTGCATGAGTTCAAGCGAGCTAGACACTTTGCAAAGCGCTTTTAGAAGCGCTGGCGGGAAATGGTCCACTTTTATCATTTGGGCCAAAAACACTTTCACGCTCGGGCGCTCAGATTATCAGCGTCAGTATGAGCCGATCCTCTATGGCTGGAAGGAAGGCAATGAGCGCTATTGGTGCGGGGCTCGCGATCAGGGCGATGTCTGGTTCTATAACAAGCCACGCAAAAACGATCTCCACCCAACCATGAAACCCGTGGATCTGGTGGTGAGAGCCATCAAGAACTCCAGCAAAACCAAAGATATTATTCTGGACCCCTTTGGTGGGTCTGGCTCAACACTGATTGGTGCTGAGCATACAGGCCGTCAGGCAAGATTGATTGAACTTGATCCGCAATATGTAGATGTAATCATCAAGCGATGGCAGGAGATGACGGGATTGGATGCAATCCACGCAGAACACCAAAAAACATATGCGGAGCTGGCTGAAGAATAA
- a CDS encoding DUF6511 domain-containing protein, with product MIDPTKNESAAMEAALVPLGEYVASIGMNRPLADYQKDEVLALIETVVTAYQDNLRQQFPTSEEIPF from the coding sequence ATGATTGATCCGACAAAAAATGAGAGTGCAGCCATGGAAGCTGCCTTGGTGCCGCTCGGCGAATATGTGGCCAGCATCGGAATGAACCGTCCTTTGGCTGACTATCAAAAAGACGAAGTCTTGGCCCTCATCGAAACCGTGGTTACGGCCTATCAGGATAATTTGCGCCAGCAGTTTCCTACATCAGAGGAGATCCCTTTCTGA
- a CDS encoding ParD-like family protein — translation MPTTIKLSDELISEAKRYAAVYSRSTPKQIEYWSRIGKIAEENPDLPYSFIQEILLAKQEETEPFEFSQD, via the coding sequence ATGCCAACTACAATCAAGCTTTCAGACGAGTTAATCAGTGAAGCAAAGCGATATGCTGCTGTTTACAGTCGCTCAACACCCAAACAGATCGAATATTGGTCACGCATTGGAAAGATTGCAGAAGAAAACCCTGACTTACCCTATAGCTTCATTCAGGAAATTCTCCTTGCCAAACAAGAAGAAACAGAGCCGTTTGAGTTTTCCCAAGACTAA